GGTCCAGTTTGATTGCGGCGCCGATTCCGGAGAATCCGGCGCCGACGATCAGTGCGTGGTAGTCGGGCATGAGCGCCTGGTTCCGATGAGGTGAATTCCGTGCTTGGGTCGCAGTGTCAGCGTTGCCTCGAGTTCGACAGGTCGATCAGGTGCGAGGTCAAAAGTGAAGCGCTGACTCATGATTGCCGCTATCAGTACCATCTCCATCAGAGCGAAGCTCTGCCCGATGCAGATTCGTCGACCGCCGCCGAACGGCAGATATGCCGAGCGGGGACGGTCCCTGGCGGATCGCAAAAACCGGCTGGGATCGAACCTTTCCGGATCGGGCCACCAGCGCGGGTCGTTGTGAATGTGGTGGATCGGGATGATAACGGTGGTGCCCCGGCGAATGTGGTGTCCGCCGATGACATCGTCGTCGACGGCCCGGCGCGCGATGATCCAGACCGACGAGAAGTGGCGCTGCGACTCTTGCAGGCACGCGGTGGTCCACGGCAGGTTGCCCAGGTCGTCGGCGATCGGGCGGCGCGCTCCCAGGAGGTCGTCCACCTCGGTGAGCATGCGGTCGCGGGCTTCGGGGTGCAGCGCCATCAGATACCAGAACCAGGACATGGCGTTCGCGGTGGTTTCGTGACCGGCGAGCATGAACGTCAGCGCCTCGTCGCGCACCCGCTGCCGCGGCCAGGTTCCGCCGTCTGCATTCAGCAATACGTTGAGCAGGTCCGCGGAGTCGGTCGGCTGCGACAGGCGCCGATCGATCACAGAGTTGACGGCGCGATCCAGCGCCAGCGTGATCTCTTGCATTTCCCGCAACGGCGGCGGCAGCCGTACACCCGAGTAGATGCACCGGACCAGCGCGTCGTAGATCGGTTGCGGCATGAGACCCCACAGCCCGAGTCGCTCCAGCTTTTCCGCCCGCCGCAGTCCGCGGGTCGCGAGATCGTTCATGCTGCCGACCAACGGCCCGAAGTCCTGGCTGAACAGGGCATTGGCGACCACGCGCAAGGTCGCTTCGACCATCGTCTGGTGCATGTCGAATTGCATGCTGCCAGACGGGAGCGCGGCGGTGACGTCTGCGATCGGGTCGATCATCAGGTCGACGAGCCCGTTGAGGTGGCGCCGGGCGAAGGTAGGATTCAGCGCGCCGCGGTGGCTGGCCCACGAATCGCCTTCGTCGGTAAGCAGGTTGAGGCCGGCCGCGGCCCGGATCGGTCCGTATTCGTCGGACTTGACGTATTTCAGCCGTGCCTCGTGTAGCACGTGGTCGACGTAGTCGGGGTGACTGATGGAGATGAAACGTCTACCAGCACAACGGAATCGGGTGATGTCGCTGCCGCGTAGCCGACCCAGGAAGTTGTCGCCGGCGTCGAATCCGACGGTGAGCGCTTCCCGGGTCATCGTCCAGGTGCTCAGCCGTTTGGCGGGTCCCATCGAGTGCCGCTCGGCGGTCAGGGTGGCCATGCCTCCACTGTAGGGATGACCCGGACGTCCCGTAATGAGAATATAGGACATAGAGTTGGGAGTTTAGGACAGCTCATGGCACATTTTCCGCCTGCTGCCGAGGTAGGGCACCCGGTGTATGCGACCCGGGTGTTGTGTGAGGTGGCCGCCGAGCGCGGGGTGCCGACCCGCGATGTGCTGGCGGGCACCGCGATCGAGCCGGCGGATCTCGACGATCCGGACACCGTGGTCAGCGGGCTCGACGAGATCACCGCGGTGCGACGGCTGCTGACCCGGTTGCCGGATGACGCGGGCGTCGGTATCGACGTGGGCAGCCGATTCACGCTCACCCATTTTGGTTTGTTCGGCTTCGCGGTGATGTCGTGTGGCACGCTTCGCGAACTGTTCGGGATAACGATGCGCTACTTCGCGCTGACCATGCTGCACATCGATGTCACATTGTTTGAAACCGCCGACGATTGCCTGTTCGAATTGGACGCGGGGCACTTGCCTGCGGACGTGCAGAGGTTCTTCATCGAGCGCGATGTCGCTGGAATCATCACGACGACAATGAGTTTCATCCGTCCTGTAGCTGAGAAGTACGCCGACCAGATGTCGGCGGAGGTGGCGATCGACGAGGAACTGCTGCGCCCCCTGCTCTGGCTCATGCCGGTACACGACATCGCCTTCGGCCGGGCGCACAACAGGCTGCACTTCCCGCGCGCCATGCTCGACGAGCCGTTGCCGCAGGCCGATCGTCACACGCTGGAAATGTGTATCGCACAGTGTGACGTGCTGATGCAGCACAACGAGCAACGCCGGGGGATTACTGCGCTGGTGCGCACCAAACTGTTTCGTGATTCGGGGCGGTTCCCCACACTTCCCGAAGTTGCGGCCGAGCTCGACATCCATCCGCGAACGCTGCGGCGGCGACTTGCTGAGGAAGGCACGTCATTTCGGGCGCTGCTCAATGAGGTGCGGTCTGCCGTGGCCGTCGACTTGCTGCGTAGCGTGGGGCTGACGGTGGAGGAGGTGTCCAGGCGGCTGGGCTACACCGAGGTTTCGACGTTTTCGCACGCGTTCAAACGCTGGTACGGCGTGGCGCCCAGCGCGTATTCGGGCCAGGGTTAGCCTCGCCGGACGGTTGATGGTCATATCAAACCGTGCGCCGCGCGGCAGAATGGCGTCCGCCGGAGTCACCATAGCCGGGGGTGCGCGTCAGTGCCAGCCGGATCACCCCCTGTAGTCGTTGACGGGCTTGCAGGCAATAGGATTTGCACAGTGCGCAAGCCCACGCTAAAGGACGTGGCGGAGGCGGCGGGTGTCCACTCCGCAACCGCGTCGCGCGCGCTTAACCCATCCACGCGGTCGTTGGTCAGCGCCGAGACGGCGCGTCGTGTGTTGCGGGCGGCCGAGTCGCTTGGCTACCGAGCCAATCCGATCGCTCGCAGCCTCAGGACGTCACGGACTCGTACTGTCGGTTTGTTGGTCCCTGACCTCGCCATTCCGCTGTTCCCGCCGATTGTGCGTGCTGCCGAGGATGTGCTCGCCCAGCACGGCTACGACACCTTCGTCGCCAGCACCGACGACGATGCCACACGAGAACAGCGCCTGGTTGATTCGCTGGTGGCACGACAGGTGGACGGCCTGATAATTGCCACCGGGCGCAGGGATCATGCGCTGGTGGAGCCACTTCGGGACGAGGGAATCAAGATCGTCTGGATCAATCGGCGAGCCAACAGTCCCGACATCGCTGCGGTTATTCCGGACGATCCATCGGGAATGACCCAGGCCGTCGAACACCTCGTCGGGCTGGGTCACACCAGGATTGCCCACCTGGCGGGTCCGTTCAGCACATCGACGGGGGTAATGCGATCGGCGGCATTTCGGCACGCCGCGGGCGACGCTGGGGTCGCCGACGATCCGGCGCTGATCGTCGAATGTGCGGGCTGGTTTGAGGCGGACGGCGCGACTGCGCTGCGTGAGCTGTTGGATCGCGGTGTGGAGTTCACCGCGGTTATCACTGCCAATGATTTGATCGCCCTGGGCTGCTACGACGTGTTCGCTGAAGCCGGTATCGACTGCCCGGAGCAGATCAGCCTCGTCGGGTACAACGACATCCCATTCTTGGACAAGTTGCGTCCGCCGATGACGTCGGTGCGGATTCCGCAGGCGGCGGTTGGCGCCGAGGCGGCTCGCCTACTGCTTGATTGCATCGAGGAGCCGTCGCGAATGCCGGGTACGGTGTTGATGCCCGTGACTCTCATGGTCCGCGGTTCCACAGCATCGCCCCCGCGGCGGCCACTGAGGGCAGCCTCCAACCCCACACCGTCTTTCTCGCCCACGTCATGAGCGGCCAAAAAGCACGACTGGCATGGTTTGCACGAGTTGTTGCGGACTCGCCGCAAGCAGCTGCGGAATCCCAGGCCGGACTCCGGTCTCATTTCCGGACACAACACAATCGATTGCATACAAATCATTTCCGACCGCAATGATGTACCAGGGCGCCGCCGCTTAGCCCGCAACCGGTGAACGTGGCCGTATACAACAAAGATATGACTTTGGCGCATAAGGGATCTGAATCACAGGTGCCGGAGCTCTGATCCGCGTTACGGCAAGACGCCTCGACCGCAGTGAGAGCGTCTGGACTGGCCGTCTTCGGTGTCCGTTGCTACGATTACTGCAATCGTTTGTATTGCCAGTTTGTGGGCTGCTGGGTGCTTGGTCGTGCATGCGACCGCTACATTGGAAGGGGCCGTCGTGAGTGACGTTGCATGTGGGACTCGAAAGTTTGGTGCGGCCAGCGCGGGGCCGGCGTACGCTGCGGCGATACCGGCGATAATGCCCCCGGCTGCTGATCCGGTGTCGGCCCAGAACGCTGCCGTTCTAAGCGTACTGCACAGTGAGCATGCTGCGGTGGTCGGTGAAGCGACCGGAGAGCTTGGGCGTTCCGGAGTCGGGGTCGGTGAGTCCGATGTCAGTTGTGCCGTCGGTGATGGTGCCGCGGCGGCGTCAAACGCAGCCTCGGGCGGTTTGTTTTGACGGCTTCGGTTTGGATGGCCTCGCCGCCGGAGGTGCATTCGCTGCTCACGGGCGCGTTGGAAAACGTCGAGACGGCGCGTCGTGTGTTGCGGGCGGCCGAGTCGCTTGGCTGCCGAGCCAATCCGATCGCTCGCAGCCTCAGGACGTCACGGACTCGTACTGTCGGTTTGTTGGTCCCTGACCTCGCCATTCCGCTGTTCCCGCCGATTGTGCGTGCTGCCGAGGATGTACTCGTCCAGCATGGCTACGACACCTTCGTCGCCAGCACCGGCGACGATGCCGCACGAGAACAGCGCCTGGTTGATTCGCTGGTGGCACGACAGGTGGACGGCTTGATAGTTGCCACCGGGCGCAGGGATCATGCGCTGGTGGAGCCACTTCGGGACGAGGGAATCAAGATCGTCTGGATCAATCGGCGAGCCGATAGTCCCGACATCGCTGCGGTTATTCCGGACGATCCATCGGGGATGACCCAGGCGGTCGAACACCTCGTCGGGCTGGGTCACACCAGGATTGCCCACCTGGCGGGTCCGTTCAGCACACCGATGGGGGTAATGCGATCGGCGGCATTTCGGCACGCCGCGGGCGACGCTGGGGTTGCCGACGATCCGGCGCTGACCGTCGAATGTGCGGGCTGGTCTGAGGCGGACGGCGCGACTGCGCTGCGTGAGCTGTTGGATCGCGGTGTGGAGTTCACCGCGGTTATCGCTGCCAATGATTTGATCGCCCTGGGCTGCTACGACGTGTTCGCTGAAGCCGGTATCGACTGCCCGGAGCAGATCAGCCTCGTCGGGTACAACGACATCCCATTCTTGGACAAGTTGCGTCCGCCGATGACGTCGGTGCGGATTCCGCAGGCGGCGGTTGGCGCCGAGGCGGCTCGCCTACTGCTTGATTGCATCGAGGAGCCGTCGCGAATGCCGGGTACGGTGTTGATGCCCGTGACTCTCATGGTCCGCGGTTCCACAGCATCGCTCCCGCGGCGGCCGCTGAGGGCAGCCTCCAACCCCACACCGTCTTTCTCGCCCACGTCATGAGCGGCAAAAGGCACGACTGCAGTAGCTTGGAATCGCTTCTGCTACCAACACTCTGAGCCACCCTGGAGAGTCTGGACCGTTGGTGTGTCCCGCATCTCGTGCAGTCATCTTTCTGGGGTTTCACCGCGTTGACTCGTCAGAAATGCGCGCGTAAGCCCGAGTGATGGGTCGACGTTGGCCGAGCGCAGAGCCGTGACGGAGACGACCGCAGTTCGGCGTGTTGCACCAAGCCGGGATCGCTGCTCAAAGTCAGATCCCGGTGCGGGACCTGGGTCGAATGAGACGAGGCTTGACCTGGGTTCGCCGAGACTGACCTGGTCGGCCACGACGGCGGCAATCTGGCTGGCCCCATGTGTTTGCGCGGTCGATCACCGATGTCGCTACGGCTGGACGGAAAACTGCTCAGTGCCGGACAACACCGCCGAATGTGTCCTGGCAGCACTCAATCACATCGCCGGCAACATGCCGTTTCCGATCCTGGGCGTGGACTTTGGCAACGGATCAGAATTCATCACCGACCACTTGCTGCAATGGCGCCAAGGGCGCCAGATCACCTTCACCCGGCGTAGCCGGCCAACAAGAACGACGGCTGTCATGTCGGGCAGAAGAACTGGGCGGTGATCCGCACCGTGGTCGGTTACCACCGCTATGACACCGCTGCGGGAGTTGTTGTTACTCAACGAGATCTGGCGGCTGCAGTCCAAGCTGACCAACCACTTCTACTCGCAGCAGAAGCTGATATCCGAGGTCTGCAACGGAGCCAAAGTGTCCAAGAAACACGGCAAGGCGACCACCCCGCTTCATCGCGCGATTGATCACCCGACAATGCCTGTGGGAGCGCATCGGGGCGCGGACCGCGACCTTGTCTGGATGCTTGAATCCCCCTGGGGCGCGCCCTTCCAGATGATCGTGGGTTTGGCGTGCGCGGGGTGACCTGCCAATGCGCCGGGGCGTGCCTCGTAACCGACAAACATGGCCTATGCACGCCACTCTGCGCTGTTGTTCCGAGAAACTGGAGCACGTCAACACGGCACCGCCGCGGGGAGAGCGTCCGGTTTGACAGCCGTCAGCGCTGTCCTTACGATTGCGATGCAAACGATTGCATTGCCAGGTTTTCCAAATCCGTGCGTGCTTGGTCGTGCATGTCACCGCTACATCGGGAGGGATCGTGCACAGTGATATTGCGAGTGGGACGCCAAGGTTTGGCAGCGGCCAGCGCGGCACTGGTGGCCCTGGCGACTTGGTTGGCGACCGGATACGGTGCCGCGTTACCAGTGCCTATTGGGGTGGTGTCAGCGGCAGCTGATCCGGTGTTGCTGGGAAACGCAGCCGCTCTTAGCGCCCTGGGCGACGAGCATGCTGAGATAGCCGCCGACGCGATCGAAGAGCTTGCGTGTTTTGCGATCGGGATGGGTGAGTTCGGTGTCAGTTATGCCGTTGGTGATGCCGTGGCGGCGTGGACGCATGTGGGCTGGGGTGGCTTGTGACGGCGCCGGTGTGGTTTGCCTTGCCGCCGGAACTGCATCCGGCGTTGCTAGCGGTGGCCCGGGGCGCCAAGGTGAATGCCTTGCTGGATGTCGCGCAGGCCAACATGGGTGAGGCCGCGGGCACCTATGTGGCTGCCGATGTCGCCGCCGCGTCCGGTTACACGGGTTTCTGAAAGGGTTTGTGATGTCGCAGATTATGTACAACTACCCGGCGATGATGGCCCATGCCGGGGACATGTCGGGTTATGCGGGCACGCTGCAGAGCTTGGGGGCCGATATCGCCAGCGAGCAGGCGGTGCTGTCGGGTGCGTGGCAGGGGGATACCGGGTTGACCTATCAGGGTTGGCAGGCGCGGTGGAATCAGGCGATGGAGGATCTGATGCGGGCCTATCATTCGATGGCCGGCACGCATGAGTCCAACACCATGGCCATGCTGGCCCGCGACGGGGCCGAAACCGCCAAATGGGGGGCTAGGCTGCTTGCGACTTTGTTGAGGCAAAGGTAAGTACCTGTTGTGTAACAGTTTTCGTCATATATCGCCCGCACGCCACACCCGGTCGACTAGCGGTCAAAGCTGTGACTGGTCAGCGGTTGGTGGGTGTGGGACATCCGTGATGGATCGGCCTCCTTCATCGTGGGCGCGACATCAAGTTCGTTAGGCGAACGATTATGACATCGGCAGTGTGGATGGGTTCGTCGCCAGAGGTGCATTCGGCGTTGCTGAGTTCGGGTCCGGGTTCGGGGCCGTTGCTGGCTGCGGCGTCGGCGTGGACGTCGCTTAGCGCCGAGTATTTCTCGGCGGCTGACGAACTCACTGCCGAAGTCGTCACTGTTGAAGGCGAGGTGTGGCAGGGGCCGAGTGCCGCGAATTATGCGGCTGCGCACCGGCCGTATGTAGCGTGGTTGGTGAAAAACGGAGCCGACGCCGCTGCGATGGCTGCTGAGCTTGAGGCGGTGGCCGCGGCGTATAGCGCTGCGCTGGCGGCTATGCCCACGATAAGCGAGTTGGCCGCGAATCATGTCACCCATGGTGTGTTGCTAGCGACCAACTTCTTTGGCATCAATGCCATTCCGATCGCCGTCAACGAGGCCGACTATGCGCGCATGTGGGTCCAAGCTGCGACCACCATGGCCACTTATGACGCGGTCTCAACCATGACTGTGGCATGCGCGCCACAAGCGACCGTTGCCCCACGCCTGATCCATTCCATTGGTAGCGACGCCCTGAATGTTGCGTCGCAGGCCGCAGCAGTGCCGGGCAGCTGGTGGGGGTTTTTGGAAGACTTCTTGTACTTTTTCGTCGAGATCTTCGCTTATGCCTGGGATTCTATGGCAGTGCTCGCTTTTGATATCAGTGACTACCTTGAGGGTTATGTCGGTGCGTACCTTGGTGACCTCATCGGCGTGGTGGTAGCAGTGATCGTCGGCTTCTTGGGGGGCTTTGCATATGAAGCTGTGTATGAGGCGGTGGCTGCCCTTCTCGTGGCGCACAGTGCGTCCGAGGTAATCATGATCTTGCTAGCTCTCGCCAGCGTGTTTGCGGTCGATTCCGTCGCGACCGCGGTGGTGCTTGGCGCCGTTGCCGTGCCACTTGCTACCGTCGCTGCCGCGATCATCCTGCCGATTGCATTGCCACTGGGTATTGATGGGTATGTCCGGGGTTCATCGGACCTTGGTGTGGGCTTGGCAGACGCTGGCTCGGAGAGTGTAGGTGTGTCGTCGGATGCTCAAAGCATAAATACACCAACGCAACTGGGCGCCCTTGCGCGTGTTCAGTCGCTGTCTGGGCCGAATGATGCCGCTGCGTTACCAGCGGTGGGGGGTATTGATCAAGGTTCAGCGAGGGTGGAGCCGTCGGGGTTGTCGGTGTTGGGTGCTGAGTCTGGGGGTTCGCGGGTGCCCATGTTGCCGTCGTCGTGGGATCTGAGTTGGTCAAAGTGATTCGGAAGAAGCGTTATGAGTTTGTTGGATGCCCATATTCCGCAGTTGGTGGCTTCGGAGTCGGCTTTGGGGCTAAGGCGGGGTTGATGCGGCACACGATCGGTCAGGCTTCCAATGCCCGGTTTGCTGCTGTGGCCGCTGATGCCGCGGCCGCACACACTACCCGGCGATGTCAGCGCTGGCTAGCCCTGTTTGATGCCTAGATGGGACGTCGATTCGAATGCGGCAGAGCTCATCGGCGATCGCGCTGGTTCATCGCCGAAACCATCTGGTGCGGAGACTTTTCCGGTTTGGCGCTTGCTAGGCGTGCAACGCCTTTTTCAGCGCCGCAACTCCGCGGTTGGTGGCCTCGGCCGCGGCGGGTAC
The nucleotide sequence above comes from Mycobacterium decipiens. Encoded proteins:
- a CDS encoding LacI family DNA-binding transcriptional regulator, whose product is MASPPEVHSLLTGALENVETARRVLRAAESLGCRANPIARSLRTSRTRTVGLLVPDLAIPLFPPIVRAAEDVLVQHGYDTFVASTGDDAAREQRLVDSLVARQVDGLIVATGRRDHALVEPLRDEGIKIVWINRRADSPDIAAVIPDDPSGMTQAVEHLVGLGHTRIAHLAGPFSTPMGVMRSAAFRHAAGDAGVADDPALTVECAGWSEADGATALRELLDRGVEFTAVIAANDLIALGCYDVFAEAGIDCPEQISLVGYNDIPFLDKLRPPMTSVRIPQAAVGAEAARLLLDCIEEPSRMPGTVLMPVTLMVRGSTASLPRRPLRAASNPTPSFSPTS
- a CDS encoding PPE family protein, whose product is MTSAVWMGSSPEVHSALLSSGPGSGPLLAAASAWTSLSAEYFSAADELTAEVVTVEGEVWQGPSAANYAAAHRPYVAWLVKNGADAAAMAAELEAVAAAYSAALAAMPTISELAANHVTHGVLLATNFFGINAIPIAVNEADYARMWVQAATTMATYDAVSTMTVACAPQATVAPRLIHSIGSDALNVASQAAAVPGSWWGFLEDFLYFFVEIFAYAWDSMAVLAFDISDYLEGYVGAYLGDLIGVVVAVIVGFLGGFAYEAVYEAVAALLVAHSASEVIMILLALASVFAVDSVATAVVLGAVAVPLATVAAAIILPIALPLGIDGYVRGSSDLGVGLADAGSESVGVSSDAQSINTPTQLGALARVQSLSGPNDAAALPAVGGIDQGSARVEPSGLSVLGAESGGSRVPMLPSSWDLSWSK
- a CDS encoding AraC family transcriptional regulator → MAHFPPAAEVGHPVYATRVLCEVAAERGVPTRDVLAGTAIEPADLDDPDTVVSGLDEITAVRRLLTRLPDDAGVGIDVGSRFTLTHFGLFGFAVMSCGTLRELFGITMRYFALTMLHIDVTLFETADDCLFELDAGHLPADVQRFFIERDVAGIITTTMSFIRPVAEKYADQMSAEVAIDEELLRPLLWLMPVHDIAFGRAHNRLHFPRAMLDEPLPQADRHTLEMCIAQCDVLMQHNEQRRGITALVRTKLFRDSGRFPTLPEVAAELDIHPRTLRRRLAEEGTSFRALLNEVRSAVAVDLLRSVGLTVEEVSRRLGYTEVSTFSHAFKRWYGVAPSAYSGQG
- a CDS encoding PE family protein, translated to MILRVGRQGLAAASAALVALATWLATGYGAALPVPIGVVSAAADPVLLGNAAALSALGDEHAEIAADAIEELACFAIGMGEFGVSYAVGDAVAAWTHVGWGGL
- a CDS encoding LacI family DNA-binding transcriptional regulator translates to MRKPTLKDVAEAAGVHSATASRALNPSTRSLVSAETARRVLRAAESLGYRANPIARSLRTSRTRTVGLLVPDLAIPLFPPIVRAAEDVLAQHGYDTFVASTDDDATREQRLVDSLVARQVDGLIIATGRRDHALVEPLRDEGIKIVWINRRANSPDIAAVIPDDPSGMTQAVEHLVGLGHTRIAHLAGPFSTSTGVMRSAAFRHAAGDAGVADDPALIVECAGWFEADGATALRELLDRGVEFTAVITANDLIALGCYDVFAEAGIDCPEQISLVGYNDIPFLDKLRPPMTSVRIPQAAVGAEAARLLLDCIEEPSRMPGTVLMPVTLMVRGSTASPPRRPLRAASNPTPSFSPTS
- a CDS encoding WXG100 family type VII secretion target; the protein is MSQIMYNYPAMMAHAGDMSGYAGTLQSLGADIASEQAVLSGAWQGDTGLTYQGWQARWNQAMEDLMRAYHSMAGTHESNTMAMLARDGAETAKWGARLLATLLRQR
- a CDS encoding PE domain-containing protein, producing MSDVACGTRKFGAASAGPAYAAAIPAIMPPAADPVSAQNAAVLSVLHSEHAAVVGEATGELGRSGVGVGESDVSCAVGDGAAAASNAASGGLF
- a CDS encoding cytochrome P450; translated protein: MATLTAERHSMGPAKRLSTWTMTREALTVGFDAGDNFLGRLRGSDITRFRCAGRRFISISHPDYVDHVLHEARLKYVKSDEYGPIRAAAGLNLLTDEGDSWASHRGALNPTFARRHLNGLVDLMIDPIADVTAALPSGSMQFDMHQTMVEATLRVVANALFSQDFGPLVGSMNDLATRGLRRAEKLERLGLWGLMPQPIYDALVRCIYSGVRLPPPLREMQEITLALDRAVNSVIDRRLSQPTDSADLLNVLLNADGGTWPRQRVRDEALTFMLAGHETTANAMSWFWYLMALHPEARDRMLTEVDDLLGARRPIADDLGNLPWTTACLQESQRHFSSVWIIARRAVDDDVIGGHHIRRGTTVIIPIHHIHNDPRWWPDPERFDPSRFLRSARDRPRSAYLPFGGGRRICIGQSFALMEMVLIAAIMSQRFTFDLAPDRPVELEATLTLRPKHGIHLIGTRRSCPTTTH